The Pseudomonas protegens genome contains the following window.
GCACGGTCAGGGTGTCGCCAATCTTCACCGGCTTCTGGAAGCTCATCTGCTGGCCGATGTAGATGGTGCCCGGGCCGGGCAGTTCGCAGGCCACCGCGGCGCTGATCAGTGCGCCGCTGAACATGCCGTGGGCGATGCGCTCCTTGAACATGGTGGCGGCGGCGAACTCGGGGTCCAGGTGCACCGGGTTGTGGTCGCCGGACATGGCGGCGAACAGCTGGATGTCACGCTCTTCGACGGTCTTGCTGTACTGGGCGGTCTGGCCGACTTCCAGGGCTTCGTAAGGGGTGTTGGTAACCTGGGTCATGTTGCTGAAATCCTCTGACAGATAAATGAACGTAGCGACTGCGCCAGCCCTTACTCCGCGCGGGGCGGGCGACGGTGTAGCAGGGCCTGATCGAGCCAGGCCAGGACGTCGTGGGTCACTTGGTCACGGTTGCTTTCGTTGAACAGCTCATGACGCGCTTGCGGGTAGATAGTGAGTTGCAGGCACTGGCTGCCGGCCTCGCGCAGCGCGCTGGCCAGATCCTTGAGACGCTTGCCGGCGCTCACCGGATCACATTCACCGCCGATCACCAGCAACGGCAGGCCCGGATCGATCTGCGCCAGGTTGGAAATCTTGCTGATCTGCTGCAGGCCGCCCAGCAGGTCGATCCATAACTGGTTGCTGCAGCGGAAGCCGCACAAGGGGTCATTCACGTACTTGTCGACTTCCGCCGGGTCGCGGCTGAGCCAGTCGAAGGCGGTGCGATTGGGTTTGAAGGCCTTGTTGAACGATCCGAAGGACAGCCACTCGATCAGCGCGCTGCGTCCCGTTGCGCCTTGGCGCCAGCGCTCGAAACGGGCGATCAGGCTGGCGATGCGGTACAGGGCCACGGGCTGGAAGTTCGAGCCGCTGAGGATCGCCCCATGCAGGCTGGCGCTGTGGTGCAGCAGGTAGGCCTGGGCGATGTAGCTGCCCATGCTGTGGCCCAGCAGCACGATGGGGGTGCCCGGGTGCTGCTGGCCGATGTACTGGTTGAGGCTGGCCAGGTCGCCGACCACCTTGTTCCAGCCGCCGTGGTCCGCGTAGTGGCCGAGTACGCCGTGCTGCGCGGTGTTGCCGTGGCCGCGCTGATCTGGCGCATAGAGGCCATAACCTGCGGCACACAGGGCCGCCGCCAACCGGGCATAGCGCCCACTGTGCTCGGCCATGCCGTGGGACAGCAAGATCACCGCCTTGAGCGGGGGCTCGGGCAGCCACTGGTTGACGAAGAGGCGTTGGTGGTCGCTTGTGGTCAACCAGAAGGTGTCGTGGGTCATGGCGATTCCTTTGCTCGGAGACGCTGCACTTTATAGCGCATCAATGGGTGTGCGTCCGATTCGTCGGCCTGTTGGACGCAAGATTCACACAGTTAATGACACACTTGCGCATATTTGCCTGAATCGTCATAGCTGCTAACGTCCGAGGAGCCCCGCCGCTGATAGCGTTACAGTGGCGGCCCGGACCGTTCAGGCAATAAGAGGACAAGAATAATGCAACCTGATTTCTGGAATGATAAGCGCCCCGCCGGCGTCCCCAACGAGATCGATCTGGGGGCCTACAAGTCGGTGATCGAGGTGTTTGAGCGTTCCTGCAAGAAGTTTGCTGACCGCCCGGCGTTCAGCAACATGGGGGTGACCCTCACCTACGCCGAGCTGGAACGCTACAGCGCGGCCTTCGCCGGTTATCTGCAAAGCCGTACCGACCTGGTTCCGGGGGATCGTATCGCGGTGCAGATGCCCAATGTCCTGCAGTACCCGATCGCGGTGTTTGGCGCGTTGCGGGCCGGCCTGGTGGTGGTCAACACCAACCCGCTGTACACCGCGCGGGAGATGCGTCATCAATTCAAGGATTCCGGGGCCCGGGCCCTGGTCTACCTGAACATCTTCGGGCAGAAGGTTCAGGAAGTGCTGGGCGACACCGACATCCAGTTCCTGATCGAAGCCAAGATGGGCGACATGCTGCCCAGTGCCAAGGGGTGGCTGGTCAATACCGTGGTGGACAAGGTCAAGAAGATGGTGCCGGCCTATCACCTGCCCCAGGCCATTTCCTTCAAGAGTGCCTTGCGCCTCGGGCGTGGCCTGGGGATCAAGCCGCTGCAGGCCGGGCTGGAGGATGTCGCCGTGCTGCAGTACACCGGTGGCACCACCGGCCTGGCCAAGGGGGCGATGCTGACCCACGGCAACCTGGTGGCCAACATGCAGCAGGCCCGGGCCTGCCTCGGCCAGCACGGGCCCGATGGCCATACCCAGTGGCGCGAAGGCCAGGAAGTGATGATCGCGCCGCTGCCGCTGTACCACATCTATGCCTTCACCGCGAACTGCATGTGCATGATGGTGACCGGCAACCACAACGTGCTGATCACCAACCCGCGAGACATCGGCGGCTTCATCAAGGAGCTGAAGAAGTGGCGGTTCTCCGCGCTGCTGGGGCTGAACACGCTGTTCGTGGCGCTGATGGATCATCCGGAATTCAAGCACCTGGATTTTTCCAATCTCAAGCTGACCAACTCCGGCGGCACGGCCCTGGTCAAGGCCACGGCGGAACGCTGGCAGCAGCTCACCGGCTGCCGGATCACCGAAGGCTATGGCCTCACCGAAACCTCGCCGGTGGCCTGCACCAACCCCTATGGCGACCGCTCGCGGTTGGGCACGGTCGGCCTGCCGGTGCCGGGCACCACCTTGAAGGTCATCGATGACCAGGGCACCGAGTTGCCGCTGGGCGAGCGCGGCGAGCTGTGCATCAAGGGACCGCAGATCATGAAGGGCTACTGGAACAAGCCCGAAGCCACCGCGGAGGTGCTGGACGCCGAAGGCTGGTTCAAGTCCGGGGATATCGCGGTGATCGATCCGGACGGTTTCGTGCGCATTGTCGATCGCAAGAAGGACATGATCATCGTCTCGGGTTTCAACGTGTATCCCAATGAGATCGAAGATGTGGTCATGGCTCACCCCAAGGTCGCCAACTGCGCGGTGATCGGCGTGCCGGACGAGCGTTCCGGCGAGGCGGTGAAGCTGTTTGTGGTGCCCCGTGAAGCGGGGGTCAGCCTGGAAGAGCTCAAGGCCTACTGCAAGGAGAACTTCACCGCCTACAAGGTGCCCAAGCACATTGTCCTGCGTGAGTCGCTGCCGATGACGCCCGTGGGCAAGATCCTGCGCCGCGAGTTGCGTGACATCGCCTGATTCGTGAGTTCCTCCCTCGGGGGCCAGCCGGTTGACGCAACGGGCTGGCCCCCGAGTCGTTTCAGGGGCGCAAAGCCCCGAGCTAGAGCGGAATTCGCAGGGGTAGAATTTTTACTCTAAAAGTGACCATTAAATGGTCTTGAGTCATAAAGGTGACTATTCAGGCCTTCTTTGGCTCTAGGCGGCCTTTTTCAAAGCTGCTACTCTCGGCGCGCTTTGTGACTTCTCGGCCTAAGTAAACAGCCAGACTCACCAACAATAGACACCAATAAAAAACACAGACAAATAATAATCGCATCAACTGCGGTGATGAATTCGCGTTGCTGAGGAGTGGGCTTCCATGATCGAAGACTTTTGGAAGGATAAGTACCCAACTGGGATTGCTGCCGATATCAATCCAGACGAGTATCCGAATATTCAGGCGGTATTGAAACAATCCTGCCAACGTTTCGCTGACAAACCGGCCTTTAGCAACCTTGGCAAGACAATCACCTATGGTGAGTTGTATGAATTGTCCGGTGCCTTTGCCGCGTACCTGCAGCAGCATACCGATTTGCGGCCCGGCGATCGAATCGCGCTGCAACTGCCCAACCTGCTGCAATACCCGATCGCGGTATTCGGTGCGATCCGCGCCGGCCTGATCGTGGTCAACACCAACCCGCTGTACACCGCGCGGGAAATGGAACACCAATTCAATGACTCCGGGGCCAAGGCCCTGGTCTGCCTGGCCAACATGGCCCATCTGGCAGAGAGCGTGGTGCCCAAGACCGGGGTCAAGCATGTGATCGTCACCGAAGTGGCGGACCTGTTGCCGCCCCTCAAGCGCCTGCTGATCAACAGTGTGGTCAAGTACGTGAAGAAGATGGTGCCGGCCTACCACTTGCCCCAGGCGGTCAAATTCAATGACGCCTTGAGCAAGGGCCGCGGCCAGCCGGTGCAGGAAGCCAATCCTGCCAGCGGCGATGTCGCCGTGCTGCAGTACACCGGCGGTACCACCGGTGTGGCCAAGGGCGCGATGCTGACCCACCGCAACCTGGTGGCCAACATGCTGCAGTGCAAGGCGCTGATGGGCTCCAACCTCAATGAGGGGTGCGAGATCCTCATCACGCCGCTGCCGCTGTACCACATCTATGCGTTCACCTTCCATTGCATGGCCATCATGCTCATGGGCAACCACAACATCCTGATCAGCAACCCGCGGGACTTGCCGGCGATGGTCAAGGAACTGTCGAAGTGGAAGTTCAGCGGTTTCGTCGGCCTCAACACCCTGTTCGTGGCCCTGTGCAACAACGAAGCCTTCCGCAAGCTGGATTTCTCCGCGCTGAAAGTCACCCTGTCCGGGGGCATGGCCCTGCAGCTGGCGGCGGCCGAGCGCTGGAAGTCGGTGACCAACTGCCCGATCTGCGAAGGCTACGGCATGACCGAAACCAGCCCGGTGGCAACGGTCAACCCGATCCAGAACATCCAGATCGGCACCATCGGCATTCCGGTGCCTTCGACCCTGTGCCGGGTGATCAACGACGCCGGCGACGAACTGCCGTTGGGCGAAGTCGGCGAGTTGTGCGTGAAGGGCCCGCAAGTGATGAAGGGCTACTGGCAGCGCCAGGACGCCACCGATGAAGTCCTCAGCAGCGAAGGCTGGCTCAAGACCGGTGACATCGCCCTGATCCAGCCGGACGGCTATATCCGCATCGTCGACCGCAAGAAGGACATGATCCTGGTTTCGGGCTTCAACGTTTACCCCAACGAACTGGAAGACGTGCTGGCCTCGCTGCCGGGCGTGCTGCAGTGCGCGGCCATCGGCATACCGGATGAAAAGTCCGGCGAGATCATCAAGATCTTCATCGTCGCCAAGCCAGGGGTGACCCTGACCAAGGAGCAGGTGATGGAGCACATGCGCGCCAACGTCACCGGCTACAAGGTGCCCAAGGCCGTGGAGTTCCGCGATGCCCTGCCGACCACCAACGTCGGCAAGATCCTGCGCCGCGAACTGCGTGACGAAGAGCTGAAGAAGCTCGGCGTGAAGAAGTAAGCCGCGCCCACAAAAAAGCCCCGCCAGTGCGGGGCTTTTTTATGGGTTCGCGCCAGGAGCGGCTTATTGCTGGAACTGGGCAAAACTCACGCCGGTGCCGGCGGGGCGCACGTCCTTGAGGAAGGAGTCCTTGTCGGCGCTCAGCTCCAGGCTCAGGGCGGCCTTGCGCTTGCCTTGGTTGCGGATCACCAGACCTTCGAGTTTTTCCCGCAGGAACGCCGTCGGCACCTTCAGGTGCAGCAGTTGGTCGGTGTCCGGGGTGTGCAGCAGCAGGTGGACCCATTCGTACTGGCCGATGGCCAGGCGGGTGACCAGGATATCGAACCACCAGATATTGCGATTGCGGTTCAGCTCCGCGAAATGGCAGTTGTTGACGCCCAGCACCGCACCGCCCAGTTCCTGGTTTCTGCGGGCGATGGCCTGCTTTTTATCGAGTTTCATAACATTCCTACGGGGATTGGATCTTCAGTGCGTGGCCTGAACAGGTCGAGCATTCTCCCGGGTTGCCCGGCAAACATAAAGCGCAACCTGGCACCGCTGATGAAATGCCCGATGAAAAATAATTGAAACTCTGCGCAACGGCCACGAGTCAACCTTGGGTAACGACGCAAATCCTCTTTGTTTGATCAATGAATGTTCTACGGAGAAATACCATGGGCAGCACAGCAGATAAGGCAAAAGGTCTGGTCAACGAAGCCATCGGCAACGTCAAGCAAGGTGTCGGCAAGGCCACCGACAACACCAAGCTGCAGGTAGAGGGCAAGCTGCAGGAGAAGAAGGGTGAAGCCCAGCAAGCCTTGGGCAAAGCCAAGGATGCTGTGAAGAAAACCATCGACAAGGCCTGAAACTCCCGGGATCGATGATGCACCGCAGCGGCCATCCAAGGATGGCCGTTTTTATGTTCAGGCCCAGTGGGGCGGTCAGCCAATCCACGTGTTGTCATGGTTGCGGTTCGCCAACTGAGCTAATTTGTTGTAGAAAACGCCCCCTGAGTCGCTTTCGACTTCAACCTTTTTGCGGCGAAAGGAGACGCTATGATTTTTCCGGACCTCAAAGGTTTGCCCTTGCACCGGGTGCTGATTCGCACGGTGCATGAATTCATTGCGGACGAGATGTCCACCTACGCCTCGGCACTGGCCTACCAGATGCTGTTCTCGCTGTTCCCCTTCATCCTGTTTCTCATTGCCCTGATCGGTTTCTTGCACTTGCCGGACTTCTTCAGCTGGCTGCGCCTGCAATCGGAGCTGGTGTTGCCGCCCCAGGCGCTGGAGCAGGTCAACCCGGTGATCGACCAACTGCAGCAGTCCAAGGGCGGGCTGCTCTCCGTGGGTATCGTCATCGCGCTGTGGACCGCCTCGGCGGGCGTGCGCCTGATGATGAGCGCGATGAACGCGGCCTACGATGTGGTCGAGGGGCGGCCGATCTGGAAGCGTTTTCCGCTGTCGATCTTCTACACCGTGGGTATCGCCGGCATGCTCCTGGCCGCGGCGGCGCTGATGGTGCTGGGGCCGCAGGTGATGACCTGGCTGGCCGGGCAGGTGGGCCTGGAAGAGTTCATCGTCACCCTGTGGACCATCCTGCGCTGGCCGGTGATCGTGCTGCTGATGATGGTGGCCGTGGCCCTGATGTATTACGTGATGCCCGATGTGAAGCAGAAATTCCGCTTTATCACCCCCGGTTCGGTGCTGGCGGTGGTGGTGTGGATCGTGGCGTCCCTGGGGTTCGCCTACTACGTGAAAACCTTTGCTAACTACAACGCCATGTATGGCAGTATCGGCGCGATCATCGTGCTGCTGCTGTACTTCTATATCTCTTCGGCCGTGCTGTTGCTGGGGGCGGAGATGAACGCGGTGATCGAACACATGTCGGCCGAAGGCAAGGAACCTGGCGAAAAGGACTTTGACGGGCCCGGCGATAAACAACACGTTTCTGGACTGGGCCGGGACCACTCGCTCCGTCCCTCTACTGACGAAGCCTGAACATGATCCGTGAAATCCTCAAAATGGGCGATGAACGCCTGCTGCGCATTGCCCCGCCGGTGCCGCCCGAGATGTTCGACAGTCCGCAGTTGTGGGAGCTGATCGACGATATGTTCCAGACCATGGAAAGTGTCGGTGGCGTAGGGCTGGCAGCGCCGCAGATCGGTGTCGACCTGCAACTGGTGATCTTCGGCTTCGAGCACAGCGAACGCTACCCGGACGCCGAAGCCGTGCCCCAGACCATTCTCATCAATCCCCTGATCACCCCGCTGAGCCCGGTGCTGGAAGAAGGCTGGGAGGGCTGCCTCTCGGTCCCCGGACTGCGCGGAGCGGTGCAGCGCTACCAGCACATTCGCTACGAAGGCTTCGACCCCAAGGGCGAGCCGGTGGTGCGCGTGGCGTCGGGCTTTCACGCCCGGGTGGTGCAGCATGAATGCGATCACCTGATCGGTCGGCTGTACCCGTCGCGGATCAGTGATTTCAGCAAATTCGGCTTCACTGAGGTGCTGTTTCCCGATCTGGATCCCAACGCCGACGACTGATCTTGCAGCCCCCGGCTCACGGGGGCGGGTCGAGCGCGGGGGCGCCCATGGCCAGCAGCGGCTTGCTGCGCTGGTAGCGGGCCAGGCGTTCGGCCAGGGCCGCTGGCAGGTGGGGCGCGCGGGTGAAACTCATGCGTTGATACAAAGTTTCCAGGTCCGGGTGGCAGAACAGCCAGAGCGGGCCTGGCACCACCTGTCGGGCTCGCTGCACCAACTGCGTCGCCAGCCCCCGGCCACGGTGGGACGGGGCGACGAACAAACCCGTCAGCCAATGCCCCTGAGCCAGCGGGGCCAGGCTCATCCCGGCAATCACCTCGCCCTGTTTGACCACCCACAGCTGGCCCTCGGACGAGGCGCGCATGGACGAGCGGTGCTGGCGATAGAACTTGTTCAGCAAGGGGCGAGAGGCCTCGTCGAGCGGGCCGATCTGCAGGCTGGGCATGGCGTTTCCGGGGTTGCGACTGGGCGCGGCGGATTATAAAGGAACCCTGGCGGTCCATAGGTGCTATACCTGAAGCCTATCCCGCATCAGTGGAGTCGTTGTCATGTCCAAAGGTATGAACGCCAAGAAAAACGCCAAGAAGAAACCGGCCAAGAGCGCGGACGAGAAACGCGCCGAGAAAAAGGCCAAGAAAACCGAAGTGAACATCTTCGGCCATTGATCGCTTTGACCAAGCCCGCATTGCGGGCTTGGTTTTGTCTGCTCTCGGGCACGTCCCGACGTCTCTCCAGCGCCTCTATGCCAGCTCTAGCGCCAGTGCCTCGCGCACCGTCGGGCGCTGCTCGATGCGTGCCTGGAACTGCAGCAAGGCTGGCCAGGCGGCCAGGTCGATGGCAAACACTGCGGTCCAGCGCAGCACGGTGAACAGATAGGCATCGGCAATGGTGAACTGTCCACCTTGCAGGTAGTCCTGTTGCGCCAGGATCTGTTCCAGCAGGGCCAGGCGCTTGAACAGCTTTTGCCGGAACAGCTCCTTGGCCTTGTCATCCAGCGCTGAGTTGAACAGCCAGCCCATGATCCCGTGAACCTCGCTGCTGATGAAGTTCAGGGTTTCCTGCAGCCGTACCCGCTGCCAGCTGCCCTGGGGCGCCGCCAGACCGGCCTCGGGCTTGAGGTCGGCGAGGTACTGCAGGATCGCCGGACCCTCGGTCAGCACGTCGCCGTTGTCCAGTTGCAGGGCGGCAACGTAGCCCTTGGGGTTGATGGCGAGGAAATCCTCACCCTGGGCCGTGCGCTTGCTGCGATTGTCGACACGGATCGCTTCGAACGGCAGTTGCAGTTCCCGCAGCACGATATGGCAGGCCAGGGAGCAGGCTTGAGGGGCGTAGTAGAGTTTCATCGACGGCTCTCCAGTGAAGGTTCGCTGCAGTGTCGGCGAGGCTGCTGGCATGGGTAAAATTCATTTTTCAGAAAACGGCCATAAGGACAGCTACTGCCATGATGAACCTGATGCACTGGCGGCTGCTGGTGGCGATCGCCGAATGCGGCACCATCACCCGTGCCGCCGAGCAAGTGGGGATGACCCAGTCCGGGGCCAGCCAGGCCCTGGCGCAGATGGAGGACATGCTTGGCGTTCAGGTGTTCATCCGCGAGCGTCGCCAGGCGCTGCCTACGGCGATCGGTCAGCAGGTGCTGGAGCAGGCGCGGGTGATGCTCGGTGCGCTGGCCCAGGTGCGGCGCCAGGTGGACGCGGCCCGGGGCGTGTCTCACGGCAGCCTGCGCCTGGCGGGGTTTCCCATGGTCCTGGCGCACGTTCTGCCGCCCTTGCTGCGGCGCTTCAGGCAGTTGCACCCGGGAATCGAGGTGGTGCAGCTGGAGGTCAGCGACGATGAGGTCGAAGCCCTGCTGGAGGCGCAACTGGTGGACCTGGGGGTGGTGCTGAACCCCGCGGCCGAGCGTCGCTCGTGGTTGCTGGGGCTGGACTCGTGGGTAGCGGTATTGCCCCGGGAGCATCCCTGGCAGGCGGCGAGCATCGATCTTGCGACCTTGCTGGCACAGCCCTTTGTCCTGGCCACTGGCGGTTGCTCGGTGAACGCCCGCAGTCTGGCGGCCGACGCCGGCTTGTCCCTGGCGCAGGTGCGGATCGAAGTGCGGGAGTGGAACAGCGCGTTCAGTCTGGTGCGTGAAGGGCTGGGGGTGACCCTGGTCCCGGAAAGCACCTTGCCGGAGCAGCGCCAGGGCTTGCGGGTGTTGCCATTGAGTCGCCCTATCGAGCGTCGGTTCGCCCTGGTAGCGGCGCCGGGTCGTGAGCAGAGCGGTATGGTTCAGGCGTTCGTGCAGATACTTGAGTGAGGTTAGTCAGAACATTCTTAAAGTCTTGTTGGACACTTATTGAGAATGCTTCCAATGATTTTAAAAGTTGTGAAAACCGACTGACTGGTGGTCTTGCATAGGGGGCGCGGCTGTCTATGCTCAGTTGTGAAAAAACTATGGATTGCGTTGTCAGGCATTGCCTCTCACCCCGCGATGTTTGCCCTTGTACCGAGTGATTGCGCAATGTTTATCCGCGGGCGGCACCAAGAACATGAACAAAGACGAGAGTGCGCAACCAGAGGCACCAGAGGTTCGGGAGTTATTAATTAGATGGAGTTTCTTTTCTTTGTTAGGTTGGCCCGTTTATAGGGCATCAAGAAAAGGATGGCTTGATAAGAGCGTTGCAATATGAACTCTCCGATTGAACATCATTGATCACCTGACAATTCCTCTCTCATGTGAAGGGGGGTGTTTGCCGTGTTTTATCGAACGTTGTAGTGGCTCAGTTGAAAGACTAGGAACTTCCGTCAATCAAAAGACAGCGTTGAAGGTGATACAACCATGTTTAACCTACATCACAAGGCTGACCTGCAAGAGATCGAACGTTTCAATTGTGCGCTGGCCGAGGCCAACGCCAAGCTGGCGGCAATCAGCCGCTCCATGGCGATGATCGAGTTTTCTCCCGATGGCATCGTGCTCGATGCCAACGACAACTTCTGCCAGACCATGGGCTATTCCGCTGAAGAGATACGTGGCAAGCATCACCGGATCTTTTGCGAGGAAGAGTTCTACCGCAGCGAGGAATACGCCAAGCTCTGGCGCGACCTGGGGCGCGGCGAACCGGTCAGCGGCACCTTCCTGCGGCTGAACAAGCGCGGCGAGGAGATCTGGCTCGAAGCCAGCTACATGCCGGTGTTCGATGCCGATCGCCGGGTCAAGAGTGTGATCAAGGTGGCTTCGGACATCTCCGAACGCATCCATGTCGAACATGAAAACCAGAGCCTGCTGAATGCCATCGGCCGTTCCATGGCGATCATCGAGTTCAGTCCGGACGGCACGATCCTCAAGGCCAACGACAACTTCCTCAAGACCATGCAGTACCCCTTGAACGAAATCCTTGGCCAGCACCACAGCATGTTCTGTCACCGGGCTGAAGCCGAGTCATCGGAGTACAAGCAGTTCTGGGCTTCGTTGAACCGTGGCGAGTATCACTCCCATCGTTTCGAGCGGGAAAACAAGTACGGTCAGACGGTGTTCCTCGAGGCTTCCTACAACCCCCTGTTCGACACCAAGGGCCGCTT
Protein-coding sequences here:
- the gstA gene encoding glutathione transferase GstA, with the translated sequence MKLYYAPQACSLACHIVLRELQLPFEAIRVDNRSKRTAQGEDFLAINPKGYVAALQLDNGDVLTEGPAILQYLADLKPEAGLAAPQGSWQRVRLQETLNFISSEVHGIMGWLFNSALDDKAKELFRQKLFKRLALLEQILAQQDYLQGGQFTIADAYLFTVLRWTAVFAIDLAAWPALLQFQARIEQRPTVREALALELA
- the def gene encoding peptide deformylase, whose protein sequence is MIREILKMGDERLLRIAPPVPPEMFDSPQLWELIDDMFQTMESVGGVGLAAPQIGVDLQLVIFGFEHSERYPDAEAVPQTILINPLITPLSPVLEEGWEGCLSVPGLRGAVQRYQHIRYEGFDPKGEPVVRVASGFHARVVQHECDHLIGRLYPSRISDFSKFGFTEVLFPDLDPNADD
- a CDS encoding LysR family transcriptional regulator: MMNLMHWRLLVAIAECGTITRAAEQVGMTQSGASQALAQMEDMLGVQVFIRERRQALPTAIGQQVLEQARVMLGALAQVRRQVDAARGVSHGSLRLAGFPMVLAHVLPPLLRRFRQLHPGIEVVQLEVSDDEVEALLEAQLVDLGVVLNPAAERRSWLLGLDSWVAVLPREHPWQAASIDLATLLAQPFVLATGGCSVNARSLAADAGLSLAQVRIEVREWNSAFSLVREGLGVTLVPESTLPEQRQGLRVLPLSRPIERRFALVAAPGREQSGMVQAFVQILE
- the fadD2 gene encoding long-chain-fatty-acid--CoA ligase FadD2 encodes the protein MQPDFWNDKRPAGVPNEIDLGAYKSVIEVFERSCKKFADRPAFSNMGVTLTYAELERYSAAFAGYLQSRTDLVPGDRIAVQMPNVLQYPIAVFGALRAGLVVVNTNPLYTAREMRHQFKDSGARALVYLNIFGQKVQEVLGDTDIQFLIEAKMGDMLPSAKGWLVNTVVDKVKKMVPAYHLPQAISFKSALRLGRGLGIKPLQAGLEDVAVLQYTGGTTGLAKGAMLTHGNLVANMQQARACLGQHGPDGHTQWREGQEVMIAPLPLYHIYAFTANCMCMMVTGNHNVLITNPRDIGGFIKELKKWRFSALLGLNTLFVALMDHPEFKHLDFSNLKLTNSGGTALVKATAERWQQLTGCRITEGYGLTETSPVACTNPYGDRSRLGTVGLPVPGTTLKVIDDQGTELPLGERGELCIKGPQIMKGYWNKPEATAEVLDAEGWFKSGDIAVIDPDGFVRIVDRKKDMIIVSGFNVYPNEIEDVVMAHPKVANCAVIGVPDERSGEAVKLFVVPREAGVSLEELKAYCKENFTAYKVPKHIVLRESLPMTPVGKILRRELRDIA
- a CDS encoding GNAT family N-acetyltransferase — its product is MPSLQIGPLDEASRPLLNKFYRQHRSSMRASSEGQLWVVKQGEVIAGMSLAPLAQGHWLTGLFVAPSHRGRGLATQLVQRARQVVPGPLWLFCHPDLETLYQRMSFTRAPHLPAALAERLARYQRSKPLLAMGAPALDPPP
- the fadD1 gene encoding long-chain-fatty-acid--CoA ligase FadD1; protein product: MIEDFWKDKYPTGIAADINPDEYPNIQAVLKQSCQRFADKPAFSNLGKTITYGELYELSGAFAAYLQQHTDLRPGDRIALQLPNLLQYPIAVFGAIRAGLIVVNTNPLYTAREMEHQFNDSGAKALVCLANMAHLAESVVPKTGVKHVIVTEVADLLPPLKRLLINSVVKYVKKMVPAYHLPQAVKFNDALSKGRGQPVQEANPASGDVAVLQYTGGTTGVAKGAMLTHRNLVANMLQCKALMGSNLNEGCEILITPLPLYHIYAFTFHCMAIMLMGNHNILISNPRDLPAMVKELSKWKFSGFVGLNTLFVALCNNEAFRKLDFSALKVTLSGGMALQLAAAERWKSVTNCPICEGYGMTETSPVATVNPIQNIQIGTIGIPVPSTLCRVINDAGDELPLGEVGELCVKGPQVMKGYWQRQDATDEVLSSEGWLKTGDIALIQPDGYIRIVDRKKDMILVSGFNVYPNELEDVLASLPGVLQCAAIGIPDEKSGEIIKIFIVAKPGVTLTKEQVMEHMRANVTGYKVPKAVEFRDALPTTNVGKILRRELRDEELKKLGVKK
- a CDS encoding YihY/virulence factor BrkB family protein: MIFPDLKGLPLHRVLIRTVHEFIADEMSTYASALAYQMLFSLFPFILFLIALIGFLHLPDFFSWLRLQSELVLPPQALEQVNPVIDQLQQSKGGLLSVGIVIALWTASAGVRLMMSAMNAAYDVVEGRPIWKRFPLSIFYTVGIAGMLLAAAALMVLGPQVMTWLAGQVGLEEFIVTLWTILRWPVIVLLMMVAVALMYYVMPDVKQKFRFITPGSVLAVVVWIVASLGFAYYVKTFANYNAMYGSIGAIIVLLLYFYISSAVLLLGAEMNAVIEHMSAEGKEPGEKDFDGPGDKQHVSGLGRDHSLRPSTDEA
- a CDS encoding MaoC family dehydratase; the protein is MTQVTNTPYEALEVGQTAQYSKTVEERDIQLFAAMSGDHNPVHLDPEFAAATMFKERIAHGMFSGALISAAVACELPGPGTIYIGQQMSFQKPVKIGDTLTVRLEILEKLPKFRVRIATRVFNQRDELVVDGEAEILAPRKQQTVTLPTLPAITIG
- a CDS encoding CsbD family protein; the encoded protein is MGSTADKAKGLVNEAIGNVKQGVGKATDNTKLQVEGKLQEKKGEAQQALGKAKDAVKKTIDKA
- a CDS encoding alpha/beta hydrolase, with amino-acid sequence MTHDTFWLTTSDHQRLFVNQWLPEPPLKAVILLSHGMAEHSGRYARLAAALCAAGYGLYAPDQRGHGNTAQHGVLGHYADHGGWNKVVGDLASLNQYIGQQHPGTPIVLLGHSMGSYIAQAYLLHHSASLHGAILSGSNFQPVALYRIASLIARFERWRQGATGRSALIEWLSFGSFNKAFKPNRTAFDWLSRDPAEVDKYVNDPLCGFRCSNQLWIDLLGGLQQISKISNLAQIDPGLPLLVIGGECDPVSAGKRLKDLASALREAGSQCLQLTIYPQARHELFNESNRDQVTHDVLAWLDQALLHRRPPRAE